In Haloarcula rubripromontorii, the sequence ACTGTCCGGCGGTCCCACAGAGTGCTGTACGTAACGTCAGTGAGAAGGGCCACAGTCTGCGCCATTGACGCGGCGGGCGAGTATCGACGGAGCCAGATACCGGAAACGCTACAAACATTGTCTAAGCGTCCAGAAAGGGTTTATCAGGAGCGACGAATCGCTGCTTATGCGCAGACGTGCCCTCCTCGCGTCGGTCCCGGGAGCGCTGGCCGGACTCGCCGGCTGTTCGTTCGGCACTCTTGACTCAGGCGAGACTGCCGACGTAACGCCCGCTCCGCGCCCGACGCAGTCAGCGACCGATGCGAACGACAGCGGGACAGCGACGCCGACGGACGCCGAGGACCCGCCGCGACCGGACGACCCGACGACCGTCATCGAATTGGTAACCGGGCCGCGAACCTACGCCCTCAGCTCACCGGGACTCTACACTGACGACGGGGCGCGAGTCGGACTCTGGTTCGATCAGACGGCGACCGATGACCATCCGGCCACGCTTCGCGGCTGGCTCCAGAACGGCAACGAGTTCGAGAACACGTTCAGGATTGAGTGGCTTCCGGGCGTTGGACAGACACACAGCCGCCAGCCAGGCAGCTACAGCCACGAAGCCCGCCTCCATTTCGCGCCCACGGACAACAACGAACTTGCCGACGAAGTGCCCTCACTCGGCCGAACAGACGAGGGATACTGGCGCGTCGACGACGTCGGGCCATGGATGCCTGACACCCACCGACTGGCCCCCGGAGAATGGGTCCAGCTGGAGTACGCCCTTGTCGGCGAACCGGGGCAGTTCGAGCGGCCGACCGGGACCTACGAATTCCGCGGTCGGGACGGGCCACTCTCGGTCTCCGTCTGGGATACCCAAAGTCCCGGCCCGGAAACAGAGTCCCGGTTCACTGGCCGCTCGCTCCCGCCGTTTCCCGACGACGACCGTGTCCAGTGGTTCCACGAAGCAGATAAGACGACCCCAGCCTTCGTTCGACCTAGTACTGAGCGGGCGGAACTGGATGCACAGGTCGGCTTCGTGATGGTTAACAACAGCCACGAGCGACTGCAATGTGGCCACTGGGACCTCTACAAACTGGTCGACGGCGAGTGGTTCCACATCGCGCCAACAGTCCACACCGCGGACTGTCGCCTCCTGTCACCGGGCAGTCAGGAACAGTGGGGGCTCCGGGCATTCAACGGACAGGCAGTCGGGTGCAGCACCGGCGACTGCCACTGTGACGGTCTCACGCAAGCATACCTCGGCGGCGGCGAGTACGCCGTCGTCGCCGGCTACGGGCACGCGAGGGCCAACAGCGGTGCGCTAGTCGAATTGGCCGGCGACCGCGCTACCGTGACGCCAACCGACGGCGTGTCGACGGCGCGCGACGGCGACACTGTCACCGTGACGACTGGCCGTCACGGCGATGGGGCGCGTTCTGCCGACGCGACATTCTCGCTGACTCGCACCGATAGCGCGGGCGAGCAGGTGCTCGCCGAACAGGTGATGGCGAGCGGTCGGTTTGCCACGTCCGACGGCGGACTTCGCAACGCCCTCCCGTTCCTAACAGACGATGTGTCCCGGGTCGTTGTCGATACCGACGAGCGGGCCGTCGACGGCGTACTCGGATACGATTCCAACAGTCGACGGTTCCAGTTCCGCGGACAGGCGTACGAAGCGACTCGAGGCCGGGCCGACAGCTGATACTCGTGTGGCGGCCTCTTTGCTTCTCAGTACCGTAGTTGAAAAAGTGGGCCGGCGCGAATTCGAATCGCGGTTACGGCCACCCGAAGGCCGAAGGATACCAGGCTACCCCACCGGCCCGTGCGATAGCAGTCGAATAGAAGACAGGGTCGGTTTTAACGGTTGCGAAACAGTGAGAGGCGGAGCGGTTTCCCGTAGTCCTGTCGAAGCCCCGTGCATGAGGGTCCACGACGAGTTCATCCCGCAGGAGACGTTCGCTACCTGTCTCGACAACATGCCACAGCCCTGCGTCGACCTCGTGGTCGAGTACGAGGGAGGTATCCTGCTGACGCGCCGGCAGAAGGAACCGGCGAAAGGCGAGTGGTTCTGGCCGGGCAGTCGCCTGTACAAGGGCGAGCGGCTCGACGACGCGGCACATCGAATCGCGCGCGAGGAACTGGGACTCAACCTCGTGACGGTCGAGCAACTCGGCATCAGCGAGCACTTCTGGGAGACGTCGGCCGTCGACGGCGTCGACACCCGCCACACGATTCCCGTCGTCTACCGGGTCGAACCCGAGGGCGACCAGTCCGTCACGCTGGACGAGCAACACGACGCGACCCAGGTCGTCACGGCCCCGCCCGAGGGGGCGAACCGCTACGTCACGGAGTACTTCGAGCGGTTCGACATCGGCGAGTAGCGGGCCGCGAGCGCTCTGTCCTCGATTCGAGTACCGTCCGAGAGAACGGCAAGCGATTGAACAGAAGATTGATTACGCGTCGCAGTTACTCACTATTTGAGTAACTATGACCATCCTCATCACTGGCGGCGACGGCTACGTCGGGTGGCCGGCCGCGCTGCGCATCGCAGACCGAACGGACGACCGCGTCCTCCTCGTCGACAACTTCGCCCGCCGGGAGTGGGTCGAAGACGTTGGCGCGACGAGTGCGACACCGGTCGCAAGCATCGACGAGCGCCTCGACGCGGCCCGCGAGGTCCACGGCCTGACGAACCTCTCGTTCGTCGAGGGCGACCTCGCCGAGAAGTCCTTCGTCGACGAACTGCTGGCGGTCCACGAGCCGGACGTGGTCGTCCACACCGCCGCCCAGCCGTCCGCGCCGTACTCCCAGATCAACGGCGAGCGGGCGAACTACACCCAGCACAACAACCTTCAGGCGACCCGGAATCTCCTGTGGGGCCTCGAAGAGCACGCCCTCACAGACACCCACTTCGTTGAGACGACGACGACGGGCGTCTACGGTGCGCCAGAGTTCCCGATTCCCGAGGGCGGCGCGACGATGGAGAACCAGGGCGAGCGCGACGACGTGCCGTTCCCCAACATGGGCGGGAGCTGGTACCACGCGACGAAGGGCTTCGACGCACAGAACATGCGGCTGGCCCACACCCAGTTCGACATCCCGATTTCGGACGTGCGGACGGCCATCGTCTACGGAACCGAGACCGAGGAGACCCGCGCTGACGACCGGCTCAAGACGCGCTTCGACTTCGACTACTACTTCGGAACGGTTACCCACCGCTTCTGTGCGCAGGCGGTCGCGGGCTACCCGGTCACGGTATACGGCAAAGGCGAGCAGCGCAAGCCGTTCATTTCGCTGGAAGACGCCGTCGAGGGGCTAGCCGAAGTCGCGCTGACTGATCCCGACGACCGACCAGAGGGGCTGACGGTGTACAATCAGGTCACGCGCGCAATCAGCATCGTCGAGATCGCCGAAACCATCGCTGACGTGGGCAGCGAGTACGACCTCGACGTTGCCGTCGAACACTTCGAGAACCCCCGCGACGAAGACGAGACTCACAAGATGGAGATCGAAAACGACCGCTACGCCGACCTCATCGGCGGCCAGTCACAGTCCTTCGAGGACGGCGTCGACGACATCTTCGAGACGCTGACCCGTTACGCCGACACCATCGAGGCACACGAGGACCGGTTCCTGCCGGGCGTCCTGAGCGAGGACTAACGATGGACGTGCTGGTCACCGGGGCCTGTGGCTACATCGGCAGCGCGCTGGTCCCGCTGCTCCGGGCGGACGACCGCGTGGACGATGTCGTCGTCTTCGACGACCTTTCTTCAGGGTCGCCGCGCGCGCTGCTCGGGACGCTCGGGGACGGCCTCGAATTCCGCCGCGGCGACGTCCGCGAGTACGGCGACGTGGAAAGCGCCATGCGCGGCGTTGACCGTGTCATCCACCTCGCAGCCATCACCGGCGCGTCGAGCACCCACGACCGCCGCGAGGAGACGTTCGCTATCAACTACGACGGGACGGAGAACGTCCTGACGGCGGCGGGCAAACTCGGCGTCGACCACGTGGTCTTTGCCTCCTCGTGTAACGTCTACGGTCGCGCGACCAGCACCGACATCGACGAGACGGTCGACCCGGACCCCATCAACCCCTACGCGGAGACGAAACTGCAGTCCGAGACGCTGCTCCGGGAGTACTGCGAGGAGTTCGACATGACCGGGACCGCCCTCCGGATGGCCACGAACTTCGGCCACTCGCCGGGCATCCGGTTCAACCTCGTCGTGAACTACTTCGTGTTCCGCGCGCTCACCAACCGCCCGCTCACCGTCTACGGCGACGGCTCGAACTGGCGGCCGTTCATCCACGTCCAGGACGCCGCCCGCGCCTACGCCGAAGCGGTGTGCGATCCCGAATCCTGGGACGAACCGGTGTACAACGTCGGATCGATGGAGTCGAACTACCAGATCTCGGACATCGCCGATCTTGTCGCAGAGGAGGTTGCCCCGGTCGACGTGACCTATCTCGAAGACGAACATCCCGGCCCGTCGTATCACGTCAACTTCGACCGACTGAGCGGGACCGGCTTCGAACCATCGTGGACGCTTCGGGAGGGCGTCCGCGACCTCGCGGAGAAATTTACGACCAATGTCTGATTCAGAACCCACGAGCGAACCGCCCCACGTCGCCGTCACCGGCGCTGCGGGCTACATCGGCAGTCGCGTCATCTACGAGCTACAGCAGACCCACCCCAACTGGGAGATCACCGCTATCGACAACTTCTATCTCGGTACCGTGCAGTCCGTCGGCGATGTCGATATCGAACACGTCGACATCCGGAACCGGGACCGTCTGGAGGCGGCGCTAGACGGGGCCGACGTCGTGATGCACCTCGCTGCGATCTCCGGTGTCGACGACTGCGAGGAGAAACAAGACCTAGCGTATGAGGTGAACGTTCAGGGAACGGACAACGTTGCCTGGTTCTGCCGCAAGACTGGTGCAGCGCTGATTTTCCCGTTCTCGATGGCTGTTATCGGCGACCCACAGGAGTTCCCCATTACGATCGATCATCCACGGGACCCGCTGAACTGGTACGGGCGGACGAAACTGCTCAACGAGCGCGATATCGAGACGTACGCCGACGGGGCGTTCCCCGCCCACCAGTTCATGATATCGAACCTCTACGGGAGCCACGAGATAGACGGTCAGACCGTCTCGAAGGGGACTGTCATCAACTTCTTCGTGAACCGCGCGCTCGCCGGCGAGACGCTGACAGTTTACGAGCCGGGAACACAGTCCCGGAACTTCATCCACGTCAAGGACGTAGCCCGGGCCTACGTCGATAGCTGCGAACGGCTGCTAGAGCAACTGGACCGCGGCGAGACCGGCGTCGAGAAATATGAGATCGCGAGTGACGAAGACCCGGGCGTCCATACTGTCGCCGAACTCGTCAGTGACATCGCCGCCTCGGTCGCTGACATCGATGCCGACGTGGAACTGGTCGAGAACCCGCGGGGCGACGACGAAACGCTCGTCGATTCGTTCCCGGTCGACACTGACCGAACGGCTGACGTGCTGGGCTGGACCCCGGAACACGACGTAGAGTCAGCGATCCGGACGGCACTGGAATCGACGACCACGTAGACATCGAGTCCCGATGGATTTATTCGCCAGACCGGAAAGAGAAGAGACATGAGCGACACGCCCGGGGCGGGAGCGGTACTCGATGACCGGCCCGAGCTACGAGATGCGACAGAAGCCGTTCTGGCCGTCGACGACGAACAAGACGGCTGGACGTTCGACGATATCCCAATCGATTCGGGCCAGTTCGGCGAACTCGTCTCCACGGGCATCGTCGAGAAAGACGGCGAGCAGTATCGAGTCGCCGACCCAGACGCTGTGCGGGCCGCGCTCGACGGCGAGCCTGAGACCGGTGGCGACAGCGGACGCGAGATGGCGCTCGGTGACGCACTGCGTTTTGATTTCGACGCGCGAGCAACCGGATTGCTCATCGCCGCCCTATCGGTCGTACTCGTCGCCCGAACCTACGTCATCGGGTCGATATATCGCGGCGACGACATCGTTCTCTCGAGTAACGACCCCTATTACTACAGATACCACGTCGAACAGGTCGCGGCAAACGCCGGCAGCGCGGCCGATTTCGGGGCGCTCTCCGTGCTTCCGGACGCAGTGACAAAGGGAGAGCCGCTTATGATCGCGACACTCTGGTGGGTTTCCAGCCTCTTTGGCGGGAGCAACGAAATTATCGGCCACGTTCTCGCCTGGTATCCGGTCGTGTCAGCACTCGTCACGAGCGTCCTGCTCTATCTGCTCGCAGTTCGGGTATCCAGCGACCGGCGTGTCGGCCTCGCATCGGTGCTGTTCCTCGCGTTTATTCCGGGCCACGCCTTCCGGACCAGCCTCGGGTTCGCGGATCACCACGCCTTCGACTATCCCTGGCTGGCACTCACCGCCCTTGCACTCGTAGTCGCGCTAACGACGGCCACGAATCGAACGTCGCTTCGTCGACCACAGCCGTGGATTGCCGCGGTCGGCATCGGTGTCGGTACTGCCGGCCAGGTGCTCGCGTGGGAGGCCGGGCCGTTGCTCGTCCTCCCGGTCAGTCTGGTGGTGCTGGGACAGACACTGCTGGATGTCTCGAACGACCGGTCGGCACTGGTCAGCAACGCGCCGGTCCTTGCCGGCGTTAGCCTCGGTGCGATACTCGCCTGGAGTGTGCATACTGTCACCGGCTGGCAAACTGCGCTCGTCACTAGCGCGCCAGCACTACTGACACTGGGTACTGTCGTCGTCATTGCGACGGCGGAAGTAGCCCGGCGCTTCGGTGGTACTGTCGAACAACTGGCTGTGGTCGATCTCGGACTTGGTGTCGTTGGCCTCCTCGTCTTCCGCTTTGGCTTCGCCGAGCAGTGGGACACGTTCAATAGCCGGCTCGACTTGTTATTTCGATCCGACGCAATCGCCGAGACGTACGGACTGTTCAGCGCGGACGCATTTGGCTTCCTGTTTCTGCTCGGTCTGACGCTGTTCCTGGCGCTGCCGGCAATGGTGTGGGGACTTGACCTCGCGTGGAGCGACCAGAGCGGCTGGCTCGTCGCCAGTAGCTACGTCTGGGTGCTGTTCGCTCTCGCGGTGATTCAGGTCCGTTTCGTCGGCGAACTGGCCACGTTTCTCGCGCTGTTCGCCGGCCTTGCGTTCGTCTGGGTCGCCTCGTGGGTCGAACTCGCCCGTCCAGTACTCACGACCGGTGACAGGGACTTGCGAGACGTACTCGTTCCGGACAGCCGCGCGGTTGCGTCGCTGTTCGTGCTGTTCCTGTTGTTCGGATCCCTCGGGATAGTGCAGGTCCCGGTGAAGACGAGTCAGGTACTTGTCGAGGACGGGACGTACGACGCGGCGACTGCAATCGAAGCTGACGCCGCCGAGCGGGGATTCGAATACCCGGAAAACTACGTCCTCAGCCGCTGGGGACAGAGCCGCGTGTACAACTACTTCGTCAACGGCGAGTCACGGAGCTTCAGTTACGCCCGCCAGAAGTACGGGCCATTCGTCGCAGAAACAGACCCTGATGCGGCCCTCAGTCGGATTTCCAACCGAGTCGGGTACATTGTAACGACGGAAGCCGATATCGAGGAACCGACCACGATGTACGCTCGGCTACACCAGCACTTCGGAAGCCGCAACGGAGATGTGGACGGACTGGCACACTACCGCCCGCTCTTCACAAGCGAAGACGGAAGCCATAGAGCGTTCGCGGTTGTTCCCGGTGGGGAGATCAAGGGGACTGCGGCCCCGAATTCGACCGTCTCGGTCGTAACGACGCTCGCTGTCTCAGGCAGGGAGGTCGACTACGAGCGCCAGACAACGGCCAATCGGAACGGTGACTTCACTGTTACCGTCGCAAACCCCGGGACGTACACCGTGACGACCGACGGCGGAAACAAAACGACTGTCGAAGTCACGGAGCAGATGGTGTACAGCGGCGGTAATGTCACTGTCGAGTGATTTTGGAGACAGGCACGCTGTAGGTCTGAAGCGAAACGACCATTGTACCCACCGAGAGAACAGAGGGTGTGCGCGTCTGGGTTCGTGCCGTCATCGTGGTTGTGCTGTGTGTGACACTCGGAGGACTGTTCGTCCACGCAGAGATAACAGAAGACGAATTGTCACCGTATCCAGATGCTGCGGACCTTTCGACCGGGTACGAGTCGTACGTCGGACAGCAGCTCATGGTGTTTGGAACAGTGACAGAGACTGGCGACGGCGGGATTGATATCCGAGTCGAGAGCGACGGGACGGCAATTACACTCAGGGTCACTGAGACGAACACAGCCGTCGAATCCGGTGGCGTCGTCCAGGTGTACGGGACGCTCGAACCGGAGCAGACGATAGCGGCTGAACGCGTCGAAGTCGTCAACAGCAGCCGGTGGGCCGAATTCTACAAGTACGGTGCCTCGGCTATCGGTGCCTTCGGATTCCTGCTGCTGTTCTTCCGGTACTGGCGTATCGATCGAGACACGTGGACACTGGAGGCCCGCGATGGCTGACCTGCTGACGCACCTGCTCGCTCCGTACATCCTTCTCACGGTTACGAGTTGGCGCGTCGACTGGCTCGACCAGCGCTGGGTCGTCGTTGGGATGGGCGGGGCGGCGATTCCGGATACAATAAAAGTCGGACTCGTGGTGAACGAGGAGACGGTCGAAGCACTTCTCGGCGTTCCGTTCACCTACAGGCCTCTCTCGACGCTCGGCGGAGTGCTGCTACTGTCCGGCATCATCGCCGTCGCGTTCGAGCGTCAGCACTGGCGACGGGTGTTCGGCCTCGTGACATTCGGCGGCCTCACCTCG encodes:
- a CDS encoding NUDIX domain-containing protein produces the protein MRVHDEFIPQETFATCLDNMPQPCVDLVVEYEGGILLTRRQKEPAKGEWFWPGSRLYKGERLDDAAHRIAREELGLNLVTVEQLGISEHFWETSAVDGVDTRHTIPVVYRVEPEGDQSVTLDEQHDATQVVTAPPEGANRYVTEYFERFDIGE
- a CDS encoding NAD-dependent epimerase/dehydratase family protein, whose translation is MDVLVTGACGYIGSALVPLLRADDRVDDVVVFDDLSSGSPRALLGTLGDGLEFRRGDVREYGDVESAMRGVDRVIHLAAITGASSTHDRREETFAINYDGTENVLTAAGKLGVDHVVFASSCNVYGRATSTDIDETVDPDPINPYAETKLQSETLLREYCEEFDMTGTALRMATNFGHSPGIRFNLVVNYFVFRALTNRPLTVYGDGSNWRPFIHVQDAARAYAEAVCDPESWDEPVYNVGSMESNYQISDIADLVAEEVAPVDVTYLEDEHPGPSYHVNFDRLSGTGFEPSWTLREGVRDLAEKFTTNV
- a CDS encoding NAD-dependent epimerase/dehydratase family protein is translated as MTILITGGDGYVGWPAALRIADRTDDRVLLVDNFARREWVEDVGATSATPVASIDERLDAAREVHGLTNLSFVEGDLAEKSFVDELLAVHEPDVVVHTAAQPSAPYSQINGERANYTQHNNLQATRNLLWGLEEHALTDTHFVETTTTGVYGAPEFPIPEGGATMENQGERDDVPFPNMGGSWYHATKGFDAQNMRLAHTQFDIPISDVRTAIVYGTETEETRADDRLKTRFDFDYYFGTVTHRFCAQAVAGYPVTVYGKGEQRKPFISLEDAVEGLAEVALTDPDDRPEGLTVYNQVTRAISIVEIAETIADVGSEYDLDVAVEHFENPRDEDETHKMEIENDRYADLIGGQSQSFEDGVDDIFETLTRYADTIEAHEDRFLPGVLSED
- a CDS encoding NAD-dependent epimerase/dehydratase family protein translates to MSDSEPTSEPPHVAVTGAAGYIGSRVIYELQQTHPNWEITAIDNFYLGTVQSVGDVDIEHVDIRNRDRLEAALDGADVVMHLAAISGVDDCEEKQDLAYEVNVQGTDNVAWFCRKTGAALIFPFSMAVIGDPQEFPITIDHPRDPLNWYGRTKLLNERDIETYADGAFPAHQFMISNLYGSHEIDGQTVSKGTVINFFVNRALAGETLTVYEPGTQSRNFIHVKDVARAYVDSCERLLEQLDRGETGVEKYEIASDEDPGVHTVAELVSDIAASVADIDADVELVENPRGDDETLVDSFPVDTDRTADVLGWTPEHDVESAIRTALESTTT
- a CDS encoding carboxypeptidase-like regulatory domain-containing protein, producing MSDTPGAGAVLDDRPELRDATEAVLAVDDEQDGWTFDDIPIDSGQFGELVSTGIVEKDGEQYRVADPDAVRAALDGEPETGGDSGREMALGDALRFDFDARATGLLIAALSVVLVARTYVIGSIYRGDDIVLSSNDPYYYRYHVEQVAANAGSAADFGALSVLPDAVTKGEPLMIATLWWVSSLFGGSNEIIGHVLAWYPVVSALVTSVLLYLLAVRVSSDRRVGLASVLFLAFIPGHAFRTSLGFADHHAFDYPWLALTALALVVALTTATNRTSLRRPQPWIAAVGIGVGTAGQVLAWEAGPLLVLPVSLVVLGQTLLDVSNDRSALVSNAPVLAGVSLGAILAWSVHTVTGWQTALVTSAPALLTLGTVVVIATAEVARRFGGTVEQLAVVDLGLGVVGLLVFRFGFAEQWDTFNSRLDLLFRSDAIAETYGLFSADAFGFLFLLGLTLFLALPAMVWGLDLAWSDQSGWLVASSYVWVLFALAVIQVRFVGELATFLALFAGLAFVWVASWVELARPVLTTGDRDLRDVLVPDSRAVASLFVLFLLFGSLGIVQVPVKTSQVLVEDGTYDAATAIEADAAERGFEYPENYVLSRWGQSRVYNYFVNGESRSFSYARQKYGPFVAETDPDAALSRISNRVGYIVTTEADIEEPTTMYARLHQHFGSRNGDVDGLAHYRPLFTSEDGSHRAFAVVPGGEIKGTAAPNSTVSVVTTLAVSGREVDYERQTTANRNGDFTVTVANPGTYTVTTDGGNKTTVEVTEQMVYSGGNVTVE